One stretch of Phocoena phocoena chromosome 10, mPhoPho1.1, whole genome shotgun sequence DNA includes these proteins:
- the STK19 gene encoding inactive serine/threonine-protein kinase 19, producing the protein MNRKRHRLVPEAFGQKRRREGGDVEADPLRGESGSARAAVAELLRLFPRVLFEDALPPIALRSQVYSLVPDRTVADRQLKALQEQGEIRIIQLGFDSDAQGIIFTEDYRTRVLKACDGRPYAGAVQKFLASVLPACSDLSFQQDQMIQTFGFRDPEITQLVNAGVLTVRDAGSWWLAVPGAGRFIKCFVKGRQAVLGMVRKAKYRELLLSELLGRRAPAAARLGLAYHVHDLIGAQLVDCVSTTSGTLLRLPET; encoded by the exons ATGAACCGGAAGAGGCATCGCCTGGTCCCGGAGGCCTTCGGACAGAAGAGGCGGCGGGAAGGAGGGGATGTAGAGGCAGATCCTTTGCGGGGAGAGTCAG GGTCTGCGCGCGCGGCAGTTGCGGAGCTACTGCGGCTGTTCCCGCGAGTCCTGTTTGAGGATGCGCTACCGCCCATCGCGCTGAGGAGCCAGGTGTACAGCCTAGTGCCCGACCGGACGGTGGCTGACCGGCAGCTG AAGGCGCTTCAAGAGCAGGGGGAGATCAGAATCATCCAGCTGGGCTTCGACTCGGACGCCCAAGGAATCATCTTCACTGAGGACTATAGGACCAGA GTCCTCAAGGCTTGTGATGGCCGCCCATACGCTGGTGCAGTGCAGAAGTTTCTGGCTTCAGTACTTCCAGCCTGTAGTGACCTTAGCTTCCAGCAGGACCAAATGATTCAGACCTTTGGCTTCAGGGACCCAGAAATCAC GCAGCTGGTGAATGCCGGGGTCCTCACTGTCCGAGATGCTGGAAGTTGGTGGCTAGCCGTGCCTGGAGCTGGGAGATTCATCAAATGTTTTGTTAAAG GGCGCCAGGCTGTACTCGGCATGGTCCGAAAGGCCAAGTACCGGGAGCTGCTCCTTTCAGAGCTCCTGGGCCGGCGGGCACCTGCCGCGGCACGACTCGGCCTCGCTTACCATGTGCATGACCTCATTGGGGCCCAGCTGGTGGACTG TGTCTCCACCACTTCTGGAACCCTCCTCCGCCTGCCAGAGACATGA
- the DXO gene encoding decapping and exoribonuclease protein has product MESRGTKRGAGKIEEAEPWNKLLLPASSLPTDPALYVGPFPFYRRPSELGCFSLDAQRQYHGDARALRYYCPPPTNGQSPNFDLRDGYPDRYRPRDEEVQERLDHLLCWVLEHRGRLEGGPGWLAGAIVTWRGHLTKLLTTPYERQEGWQLAASRFQGTLYLSEVETPAARVQRLTRPPVLQELMYMGYKFEQYMCADKPGGSTDPSGEVNTNVAFCSVLRSRLGNHPLLFSGEVDCIDPQAPTTQPPTCYVELKTSKEMHSPGQRKSFYRRKLLKWWAQSFLPGVPNVVAGFRNPEGFVCSLKTFRTMEMFEYVRNDRDGWNPSVCMNFCAAFLSFAQNTVVQDDPRLVYLFSWEPGSPVTVSEHRDAPHAFLPTWYVEAMTQDLLSPPKTPSPKD; this is encoded by the exons ATGGAGTCCAGAGGGACTAAGAGAGGAGCCGGAAAGATAGAGGAAGCCGAGCCTTGGAACAAGCTCCTCCTCCCAGCATCCTCACTGCCCACAGACCCTGCCCTCTACGTTGGACCATTTCCTTTCTACCGGCGCCCTTCTGAACTGGGCTGCTTTTCTCTGGATGCACAACGCCAGTACCATGGAGATGCTCGAGCCTTGCGGTACTACTGCCCACCTCCCACTAATGGTCAAAGCCCCAACTTTGACCTCAGAGACGGATACCCTGATCGATACAGGCCCCGGGATGAAGAGGTCCAAGAGAGGCTGGACCACCTGCTATGCTGGGTCCTGGAGCACCGAGGCCGGCTAGAGGG GGGTCCAGGCTGGCTGGCAGGGGCCATAGTGACGTGGCGGGGGCACCTGACAAAGTTGCTGACGACACCATATGAGCGGCAGGAAGGCTGGCAGCTGGCGGCCTCCCGGTTCCAGGGGACACTGTACTTGAGTGAGGTGGAGACGCCGGCTGCTCGGGTTCAGAGGCTTACCCGGCCACCCGTCCTCCAGGAGCTTATGTACATGGGGTACAAGTTCGAGCAGTACATGTGTGCAG ACAAACCTGGAGGCTCCACAGATCCCTCTGGGGAGGTCAACACCAACgtggccttctgctctgtgctaCGCAGCCGCCTGGGAAACCATCCTCTGCTCTTCTCCGGGGAGGTAGACTGCATAGACCCCCAGGCCCCAACCACACAGCCCCCCACCTGCTATGTGGAGCTCAAGACCTCCAAGGAGATGCACAGCCCTGGCCAACGGAAGAGCTTCTACAG ACGGAAGCTCCTGAAATGGTGGGCTCAGTCATTCCTCCCGGGGGTCCCAAATGTTGTTGCTGGCTTCCGTAACCCAGAGGGTTTTGTCTGTTCCCTCAAGACCTTTCGTACCATGGAGATGTTTGAATACGTCAGG AATGACCGTGATGGCTGGAATCCCTCCGTGTGCATGAACTTCTGTGCTGCCTTCCTTAGCTTTGCCCAGAACACAGTTGTCCAGGATGACCCCAG GCTCGTCTACCTCTTCTCCTGGGAGCCTGGCAGCCCAGTCACAGTGTCTGAACATCGAGATGCACCCCATGCCTTCCTGCCTACATGGTACGTGGAAGCCATGACCCAGGACCTCCTGTCACCCCCCAAGACACCCTCCCCCAAGGACTGA